The Gammaproteobacteria bacterium genome contains the following window.
GTTTCCAATTTATTGGTTGCTTGAGAAGCTCTTCACTTAACATTTGGGAAGACGTTATTAGCCGACTTTCTAAATTAAATAATTTAAGCACAGAAGTAAAGCGTGTCAACCCACGATTATCATTTCCAATAGCTAAAAATGGCTTATTAAATATAATGGCAAAGACGGTACCGTGAAACGAATCTGTTATAACGAACTCTGCATCCATAAAACCACGTAGCCACTGCGTAACAGGAGGAAATATGCAATCGTTGCTTTCCTTGCCAGAAATATTTAATGATTTATTTACCATAAAAACTTCAAGATCTAGCGAAGCAGAAACTTGATCTATTATTTTTCTTTTATCTTGCGTTAAATCCATCACATAACTTATTACACTCTCTTTACTTTCAGGAAGATCGTCTTTTTCAACTAGAGCTACATAATCTTCTTTATTTAACAAAAAAGTAGGATCTAAAACTTGTTTAGCTTTAACGCTAAAATATTTCTCGCAAAGATCTACAGCCGTATCTTCACGAACTGAAATAGCGTCAAATTTTCTTGCTAATCCCCCACAAACCTCTGTCTGCTCTGTGGTAAATTCCCACTGTTCAACGCCGAAAGAAGCAGCATAAGAGACTCGCTTAACTTGATCATTATCATCTAGAAAATCGAGAAAGAAGTGCGATAATCCAGGAGAATATATTGGTCGCCATACTTGGTCACTGCCAACTATGTATGCATCAAAAGAGCACTTTTTCAAACTTGGTAGTTGAGAAGCACATTCAATTTCAGACGTAGTCTGAATGTTTTCATCTACAAAGCGCCGCGTATGTTGTGAAAATATTCTTTTGTTTCTTTCTGTTGGCCATATATTGACCGCAATATTTTTACGGAATATATACCGAAGAATAGATCTCTTAATTACCGCGC
Protein-coding sequences here:
- a CDS encoding polysaccharide pyruvyl transferase family protein, yielding MKIGILTQPLHNNYGGLLQAYALQTILKKMGHQVITVDLPMNDSRKGYLFYLRTIGAVIKRSILRYIFRKNIAVNIWPTERNKRIFSQHTRRFVDENIQTTSEIECASQLPSLKKCSFDAYIVGSDQVWRPIYSPGLSHFFLDFLDDNDQVKRVSYAASFGVEQWEFTTEQTEVCGGLARKFDAISVREDTAVDLCEKYFSVKAKQVLDPTFLLNKEDYVALVEKDDLPESKESVISYVMDLTQDKRKIIDQVSASLDLEVFMVNKSLNISGKESNDCIFPPVTQWLRGFMDAEFVITDSFHGTVFAIIFNKPFLAIGNDNRGLTRFTSVLKLFNLESRLITSSQMLSEELLKQPINWKRVNATLSSKKAESISFLEEGLYRTPSAPSEAGNK